Proteins encoded in a region of the Streptomyces sp. NBC_00258 genome:
- a CDS encoding sensor histidine kinase, with translation MTAPTPQARPTPDRPSPAHLGGERPRLRAVVLAPLLAAVPAALAVGAAVALAPASVRVPLAWGGSAGVVLLCLAVAVASRAMATSRLLVRRLEAVSQEAGRLLQEHARLTEESARERARLTDDHTRERARLAEQNTHQKVRLAAELDRERVRLGAEHARVADELRQARTERAAAISAAANTAGRLQALATSMLADLRAMEERHPDEDVLTDLLHLDHRTAQAGRLADSVAVLAGARSGRRWARPIVMESILRGAMGRISGYQRVRVHSSSEAAVAGHAAEGVMHALAEILDNAANFSPPTAEVHVYVEEVPAGVIISVEDSGLVMGDVQLRRAERAVSGEEAELGGLSGTRLGLAVVGRLSRKYGLKVSFRPSARGGTGVLVLIPQDILANPASTATQTPTPTQTSASASASASASASDPASASWASASTPTSTTASAPEAAPTPTWSSTATPDAAPTPAWSSTATPEPASTTGAAPTSAWASSSSSSSAAAPTSASDPASASAAAAAPASASDSGSGSGSSSESASAFTSAPASALGHVPAEPQVPTANPASASASAPGPAVAWVPIPAAHEANETYGSPGTHGTRGPHGAHAARHGREPEAPDPAPQSWPQPQPWPRPQESYAAAHALSDLDPEPVPAHGSPLQPVVADPLVSLPKRHRGRTLAEAEAEVEAQRSRNRPPAALDGHDDSDGPDRSGAPYSPEVPGSGPDDVMTRAARFSSFRQAVRGTSAEEPVQARTSPATSHPESDPTS, from the coding sequence ATGACCGCGCCCACCCCGCAAGCGCGCCCCACCCCAGATCGGCCGTCTCCGGCGCACCTCGGCGGGGAGCGACCTCGCCTGCGTGCCGTCGTGCTCGCCCCGCTCCTCGCCGCCGTACCGGCTGCGCTCGCCGTCGGCGCCGCGGTCGCCCTGGCCCCCGCGTCCGTGCGCGTGCCCCTCGCCTGGGGCGGCAGCGCGGGCGTCGTCCTGCTGTGCCTGGCCGTCGCCGTGGCGAGCCGCGCCATGGCGACGTCGCGATTACTCGTCCGCCGCCTCGAAGCGGTGTCCCAGGAGGCCGGCCGACTGCTCCAGGAGCACGCCCGCCTCACCGAGGAGTCCGCGCGCGAACGCGCGCGTCTGACTGACGACCACACCCGGGAACGCGCCCGCCTCGCCGAGCAGAACACCCACCAGAAGGTCCGCCTGGCCGCCGAACTCGACCGGGAGCGCGTCCGCCTCGGCGCCGAGCACGCGCGCGTGGCCGACGAACTGCGGCAGGCGAGAACCGAACGCGCCGCCGCGATCTCGGCCGCCGCCAACACCGCGGGACGGCTGCAGGCCCTGGCCACGAGCATGCTCGCCGACCTGCGCGCCATGGAGGAGCGGCACCCCGACGAGGACGTACTCACCGACCTCCTCCACCTCGACCACCGCACAGCACAGGCGGGCCGCCTCGCCGACTCCGTCGCCGTCCTCGCGGGCGCGCGCTCGGGCCGCCGCTGGGCGCGGCCCATCGTCATGGAGTCGATCCTGCGCGGCGCGATGGGCCGGATCAGCGGCTACCAGCGCGTACGCGTGCACTCGTCGAGCGAGGCCGCCGTGGCCGGGCACGCCGCCGAGGGCGTGATGCACGCGCTCGCCGAAATCCTCGACAACGCCGCGAACTTCTCTCCTCCGACGGCCGAAGTGCACGTCTACGTAGAGGAGGTTCCGGCCGGAGTCATCATCTCCGTGGAGGACAGCGGGCTGGTGATGGGCGACGTGCAGCTGCGCCGCGCCGAACGTGCCGTCTCGGGCGAGGAGGCGGAACTCGGCGGCCTCAGCGGCACCCGGCTGGGCCTCGCGGTCGTCGGCCGCCTCTCCCGCAAGTACGGCCTGAAGGTCTCCTTCCGCCCCTCCGCGCGCGGCGGCACGGGCGTCCTGGTGCTCATCCCCCAGGACATCCTCGCGAACCCGGCGTCGACCGCGACACAGACGCCGACACCGACGCAGACTTCGGCTTCGGCATCGGCATCGGCATCGGCTTCGGCATCGGACCCGGCTTCGGCTTCTTGGGCGTCGGCTTCGACGCCGACGTCAACAACCGCCTCAGCTCCGGAGGCTGCTCCGACGCCGACCTGGTCCTCCACCGCGACTCCGGACGCTGCTCCGACTCCGGCCTGGTCCTCCACCGCGACTCCGGAACCGGCCTCGACAACCGGCGCCGCCCCGACGTCGGCTTGGGCCTCGTCCTCGTCCTCGTCCTCGGCGGCCGCCCCGACATCGGCTTCGGACCCGGCTTCCGCGTCGGCTGCGGCCGCTGCACCGGCTTCCGCATCCGACTCCGGCTCCGGCTCCGGTTCCAGCTCCGAATCCGCGTCGGCCTTCACCTCGGCCCCGGCATCGGCTCTGGGCCACGTACCGGCCGAGCCCCAGGTACCGACCGCGAACCCGGCCTCCGCCTCGGCCTCGGCACCCGGCCCGGCCGTGGCCTGGGTCCCGATTCCGGCCGCCCATGAGGCAAATGAAACGTATGGGTCTCCTGGAACTCATGGCACCCGTGGGCCCCATGGCGCCCACGCCGCCCGTCACGGCCGCGAGCCCGAGGCGCCCGACCCGGCGCCCCAGTCCTGGCCCCAGCCCCAGCCCTGGCCCCGCCCCCAGGAGTCGTACGCCGCCGCGCACGCCCTCTCCGACCTGGACCCGGAGCCCGTGCCGGCCCACGGCTCCCCGCTCCAGCCCGTGGTCGCCGACCCCCTCGTCAGCCTCCCCAAGCGCCACCGCGGCCGCACCCTCGCCGAGGCGGAGGCCGAAGTGGAGGCCCAGCGCTCCCGCAACAGACCCCCGGCCGCGCTCGACGGCCATGACGACTCCGACGGTCCCGACCGCTCCGGCGCCCCCTACTCCCCGGAGGTCCCCGGCTCCGGTCCCGACGACGTGATGACCCGCGCCGCCCGCTTCAGCAGTTTCCGCCAAGCCGTCCGAGGGACGTCGGCGGAGGAGCCCGTACAAGCCCGTACGAGCCCTGCCACCTCCCACCCGGAAAGCGACCCCACTTCATGA
- a CDS encoding roadblock/LC7 domain-containing protein — protein MQGMLARTPGARHALVLSRDGLKLCRTPELSVDQADQLAAIAAGIQSLSHGASMEFGDGTGGVRSAMAEFYGGVLFIVEAGEGAHLALVTAEEADPGLIGHNMAELVEQLGDHLSSQPRTSLSAQPRTS, from the coding sequence ATGCAGGGCATGCTGGCGCGCACCCCCGGCGCCCGGCACGCGCTCGTGCTCTCGCGGGACGGCCTGAAGCTGTGCCGCACGCCGGAACTCTCCGTCGACCAGGCCGACCAGCTCGCCGCCATCGCCGCCGGTATCCAGTCGCTGTCCCACGGGGCGTCCATGGAGTTCGGGGACGGCACCGGGGGCGTACGGTCGGCGATGGCCGAGTTCTACGGCGGGGTCCTGTTCATCGTAGAGGCGGGCGAGGGCGCACACCTGGCCCTGGTCACGGCCGAGGAGGCGGACCCCGGGCTCATCGGGCACAACATGGCCGAACTCGTGGAACAGCTCGGCGACCACCTGAGCTCACAGCCTCGTACGTCACTGAGCGCGCAGCCACGCACGTCATGA
- a CDS encoding DUF742 domain-containing protein: protein MSRPGRDDAPDRLYTVTQGRSRSTPGTPFDLVTLVVAECDAVPGMQSEHAAILRLAERPTAVAEVAAELRLPVSITKILLSDLLAEGRVSARHPRRAAIAGRPDPDILEQVLVGLRNL, encoded by the coding sequence ATGAGCCGGCCGGGCAGGGACGACGCGCCCGACCGGCTCTACACCGTCACGCAAGGACGCAGCCGGTCCACGCCCGGAACCCCGTTCGACCTGGTGACCCTGGTCGTCGCCGAGTGCGACGCGGTCCCCGGCATGCAGTCGGAGCACGCGGCGATCCTGCGCCTCGCAGAACGGCCCACCGCCGTCGCGGAGGTCGCCGCGGAGCTGCGGCTGCCGGTCAGCATCACGAAGATCCTGCTCTCCGACCTCCTCGCCGAGGGCCGCGTCAGCGCCCGCCACCCGCGCAGGGCCGCAATCGCCGGCCGCCCCGATCCCGACATCCTGGAGCAGGTGCTCGTTGGACTCCGCAACCTCTGA
- a CDS encoding GTP-binding protein, which produces MDSATSEPTADARTPDAHAAEDPAPEDRAPEVRTPLEASADNGLKIVVVGGFGVGKTTMIHSVSEIRPLSTEETITGAGGTVDDVSAVPGKSRTTVAFDFGRITLSARTVLYLFGAPGQERFWYLWDRLFTGALGAVVLVDTRRIDDSWYAIDRLERLGTPFIVARNDFGGPAHTLQQVRDALDLAPHIPLVDCDARSRDSGKRVLITLIEHIKSLYLADNPQVVERVRAARSPYAAEGAAGTPQDHVSVPPQELAR; this is translated from the coding sequence TTGGACTCCGCAACCTCTGAACCGACCGCCGACGCCCGTACGCCCGACGCCCATGCGGCAGAGGACCCTGCACCCGAGGACCGTGCGCCCGAGGTTCGTACGCCCCTGGAGGCGTCCGCCGACAACGGGCTGAAGATCGTGGTCGTCGGCGGTTTCGGTGTCGGCAAGACGACGATGATCCACTCGGTGAGCGAGATCCGCCCCCTCAGTACCGAGGAGACGATCACGGGGGCCGGCGGGACGGTCGACGACGTCAGTGCGGTGCCCGGCAAGTCCCGGACCACCGTGGCCTTCGACTTCGGCCGCATCACGCTCAGCGCCCGCACCGTGCTCTACCTCTTCGGCGCGCCGGGCCAGGAGCGCTTCTGGTACCTCTGGGACCGGCTCTTCACCGGCGCGCTCGGTGCGGTCGTCCTCGTCGACACCCGGCGCATCGACGACTCCTGGTACGCCATCGACCGGCTCGAACGTCTCGGTACGCCGTTCATCGTCGCCCGCAACGACTTCGGCGGCCCCGCCCACACGCTCCAACAGGTCCGTGACGCGCTCGACCTCGCCCCGCACATCCCGCTCGTCGACTGCGACGCCCGCTCGCGCGACTCCGGCAAACGCGTCCTGATCACGCTGATCGAGCACATCAAGAGCCTGTACCTCGCCGACAACCCGCAGGTCGTCGAGCGCGTGCGGGCCGCCAGGAGTCCGTACGCGGCCGAGGGCGCCGCCGGTACACCGCAGGACCATGTCTCCGTACCCCCGCAGGAGTTGGCCCGGTGA
- a CDS encoding cytochrome P450 — translation MNPAPVRLHGPRFLAEPAELYRELRREHGSVASVLLDGDIPAWLVLGYRELHQVTGDPVLFSRDSGLWNQWDRVPGDWPLLPLIGRGQPSILYTVGERHRERAAMVSDALEAVDAFELRTLAERFADELIDAVCAKGATDLVVDYAALLPVRVLATLYGFADEQGPGLVAALNDMVDGHEGAIAGQLHVAAAMAHLVADRAARPADDVVSRMLARGHAGGHAGGHGGGAAGGFTHEEITQDLMVMMAAGHQPTADWIGNSLRLMLTDERFAASLFGGRRSVAEAMNEVLWEDTPTQNVAGRWAARDTRLGGRAVRAGDLLLLGLQAANHDPQVRTHSSALTGGNSAHFSFGHGEHRCPFPAQEIAEVIARTAIEVVLDRLPDIDLAVPVKSLARRPSPWLRGLTSLPVRFTPAPPVGGTRP, via the coding sequence GTGAACCCCGCCCCCGTGCGCCTCCACGGGCCCCGGTTCCTGGCCGAACCCGCCGAGTTGTACCGGGAGTTGAGGCGCGAGCACGGTTCCGTGGCGTCGGTGCTGCTCGACGGGGACATCCCGGCCTGGCTCGTGCTCGGCTACCGCGAGCTGCACCAGGTCACCGGGGATCCCGTGCTGTTCAGCCGCGACTCCGGCCTCTGGAACCAGTGGGACCGGGTCCCCGGCGACTGGCCGCTGCTGCCGCTGATCGGCCGCGGCCAGCCGTCCATCCTCTACACCGTCGGCGAACGCCATCGCGAGCGGGCCGCGATGGTCAGCGACGCCCTCGAAGCCGTCGACGCCTTCGAACTGCGCACGCTCGCCGAGCGGTTCGCCGACGAACTGATCGACGCGGTGTGCGCCAAGGGCGCGACGGACCTGGTCGTGGACTACGCGGCCCTGCTCCCCGTACGTGTCCTGGCCACCCTCTACGGCTTCGCCGACGAACAGGGTCCCGGGCTCGTCGCCGCCCTGAACGACATGGTCGACGGGCACGAGGGGGCCATCGCCGGGCAGTTGCACGTGGCCGCCGCGATGGCCCACCTGGTGGCGGACCGGGCGGCGCGCCCCGCGGACGACGTGGTCAGCCGGATGCTCGCGCGGGGACACGCGGGAGGGCATGCAGGAGGCCACGGTGGAGGGGCCGCGGGCGGCTTCACTCACGAGGAGATCACTCAGGACCTGATGGTCATGATGGCCGCGGGGCACCAGCCGACCGCCGACTGGATCGGCAACTCGCTGCGGCTGATGCTCACGGACGAGCGGTTCGCGGCCTCGCTCTTCGGTGGCCGGCGCAGTGTCGCCGAGGCCATGAACGAGGTGCTGTGGGAGGACACGCCCACGCAGAACGTGGCCGGGCGCTGGGCCGCCCGCGACACGCGGCTCGGGGGTCGGGCCGTACGCGCCGGTGACCTCCTGCTCCTCGGCCTCCAGGCCGCCAACCACGACCCGCAGGTCCGCACCCACAGCTCCGCCCTGACCGGCGGCAACAGCGCCCACTTCTCCTTCGGCCACGGCGAACACCGCTGCCCTTTCCCGGCCCAGGAGATAGCGGAGGTCATCGCCCGCACGGCCATCGAGGTAGTCCTGGACCGCCTCCCGGACATCGACCTGGCCGTCCCCGTCAAGTCCCTGGCCCGCC